A region of the Peredibacter starrii genome:
CCTCGGAAATGATACTGAACTTCTTGATGGTCTCGTACTGGGCCAGATCATGATTAATCTCATCCAGCTCTTTTTGGAGAATTTCCCGTACCTTAGGGCTCTGAGCGAGGTCAATGACGCTGCAGTCACTTGGTAGACCCAGCTCTTCCAGATTCTTCAAAAAGCGCTCTTTTTCAATTCCCACTAAGGCAGTGAGGAAGTTGCGGCGATCCCCGATAACCACTAAATGCGAGATGTGGGGCTTGGTTTTCGCCATATTTTCGATTTTTTGTGGGGCCACGTTCTTGCCCCCACTGGTAACGATCAGGTCTTTTTTACGGTCAGTAATGCGCAGGAACCCGTCCGGAGTGAATTCCCCGATGTCCCCGGTATAAAACCAGCCGTCTTTGAGTGAGTCTTCCGTCGCTTTTGGGTTCTTATAATATTCCTTCATCAGGGCTTCACTCTTAATCAGGATCTCTTTATCCGGACCAAAAGAAATCTGCACGTCACCCATTGGGCGACCCACAGTTCCTGGAACTTGTTTTGCCAAAGGATTTAAGCAGCAAGGAGCGACTGTTTCTGTGGCGCCATAACCTTCAAGAATAGTGAGATTAGCATAACGAAGGAACTTAATGATCTCAGGTGAAAGAGGAGCACCACCGGAAACGAAGTAACGGATGCGTCCACCAAAGCGTTGATAGATTTTAGAGAACACAACTTTCTGAGCAAGTTTGAATTCAAGAATTTCAGTGGCACCTGGTGAAAGGTCGCGATCAATTTTATCAAAGTATTTTTGAGCAACACCAACTGCCCAGGTAAAGGCCTTCTGCTCAAAGACACTTCCGGATTTAATTTTATCCATGATACCGTTGTAGATTTTTTCAAACACACGCGGCACAGAGATCATGATAGTTGGTTTTACTAGTGCGATATTCTCTATCAGCTTCTCCATGGATTCAGCATAAACTCCCTGCCAGCCAAACATGATCGGAAGTAGAGAGTCACAACGACCAAGAACGTGGGAAAGCGGAAGGAAGATAAGCGTTCTATCTGCTGAACTGAAAGCACCTTTAACAGTCGTCTCAACATTCATGAGCATGGTCACGAAAGCATTGTGAGTAACAACAGCACCTTTTGGTTCACCGGTAGTTCCAGAAGTATAAATGATGGATGCGTAATCTTCTGGTAACTGATTATTGATATGATTTTCAAACAGGTCAGGATGAGATTTAAGTTCATCTTTCCCGATGCGCATAAGTTCTTTGTAACTAAAATATGGATAAGAGTT
Encoded here:
- a CDS encoding AMP-dependent synthetase/ligase, which encodes MLQGPRTLGRLLKLRVQKTPERNAIGWIENHEIKNLTFLEYKNQIEILISAFHKIGINVGDKVALLSQTCKEWHLLDMATMCSRACLVPVYPSYLAHEVSFIFTHSDSSVLVVENDKQMEKVIPELKNWTNLKIVVSIQELSEETLKKFRNSYPYFSYKELMRIGKDELKSHPDLFENHINNQLPEDYASIIYTSGTTGEPKGAVVTHNAFVTMLMNVETTVKGAFSSADRTLIFLPLSHVLGRCDSLLPIMFGWQGVYAESMEKLIENIALVKPTIMISVPRVFEKIYNGIMDKIKSGSVFEQKAFTWAVGVAQKYFDKIDRDLSPGATEILEFKLAQKVVFSKIYQRFGGRIRYFVSGGAPLSPEIIKFLRYANLTILEGYGATETVAPCCLNPLAKQVPGTVGRPMGDVQISFGPDKEILIKSEALMKEYYKNPKATEDSLKDGWFYTGDIGEFTPDGFLRITDRKKDLIVTSGGKNVAPQKIENMAKTKPHISHLVVIGDRRNFLTALVGIEKERFLKNLEELGLPSDCSVIDLAQSPKVREILQKELDEINHDLAQYETIKKFSIISEEFTTDNYLTPSLKIKRKVVSERYKTTIEAMYQ